In a single window of the Acipenser ruthenus chromosome 8, fAciRut3.2 maternal haplotype, whole genome shotgun sequence genome:
- the LOC131737838 gene encoding E3 SUMO-protein ligase KIAA1586-like produces the protein MSGLGAVEEKNAEKQSWPNIWSSEVWEEKKQLYTFLDCADGNLGCRVCRRVSALSVLKSQGVSLSSEWKNYSVGYNGKTREQQLRSLRKKIAEHKKSSAHNKATALLQQNTEDIIGKCVDSAKRRDHETTCKIFSTAYYLAKQNRPYSDHQALLELQEIHGVNVGTGLHSRYSATQIINHVSDEMVKKACERIIHIDGKIAVLIDESTALNGSPALIVHLKCETDKTRDPHFMFLELVELFDQSAESIVLALTKCLQKHGFDHAYLQKNLVAFASDGASVMLGKKSGVAKRISDMYPNIVVWHCLNHRLELAVADSVSETTGMNHFHSFMDKLYSVYSRSALNQQELRNCAKELDAVLRKIGRVLDVRWVSSSFRTVSAVWESFEVLSTHFKAAVSSKRTSAERATYSGLLKRLCSPEFLIDLGVMYDALYELSLLSEILQKRTTTLVYADKMARRTVRIFASMNENVGTNTLEAQIAAMEGTFKSTVLTSNPKHVKINHKQFLTKLANHMKERLFTTTASNEKASSEVNCQKYESLLSELLVLDPHHWPAELPQGYGENEVERLCRRFQLNERIIKNAFRDFKENNGRIPDDLAPLINCTRVIPCSTAECERGFSQMNLIITDQRSKILIKHASALMFIKLHGPPLRQWNPSPYVTTWLRHNHRSADDSRTRVAAPISSDSPDALWQFL, from the exons ATGTCTGGTCTCGGAG cagttgaagaaaaaaacgcGGAGAAACAGTCATGGCCAAACATCTGGAGTTCTGAGGTatgggaagaaaagaaacaactttacactttccttgactgtgcggatggtaatctgggctgtcgtgtttgtagacgtgtttctgcgctgtcagttttgaaaagtcagggtgtttctctgtcttctgagtggaaaaattacagtgttgggtacaatggaaaaactcgagagcaacagctacgatctttgagaaaaaagatagctgaacacaagaaatccagcgctcataacaaggccactgcattgttacagcagaacacagaggacattattgggaaatgtgttgacagtgcaaaaaggcgagatcacgaaactacctgtaaaatattttctactgcttactaccttgcaaaacaaaatcgaCCCTATTCTGATCACCAGGCCTTACTGGAACTGCAAGAAATACATGGTGTTAATGTGGGAACTGGTCTTCATTCCAGATACAGCGCCACTCAAATTATCAACCACGTTTCTGATGAAATGGTCAAAAAGGCCTGTGAGAGAATAATACACATCGATGGAAAAATTGCTGTGTTAATTGATGAATCAACAGCTCTGAATGGTTCCCCAGcacttattgtgcatctcaaatgCGAGACAGACAAGACACGTGACCCTCACTTCATGTTTTTGGAGTTAGTTGAACTTTTTGATCAGTCAGCTGAGTCCATAGTGTTAGCGCTTACTAAGTGTCTTCAAAAACACGGGTTTGACCATGCATACTTACAGAAGAATCTTGTTGCATTTGCAAGTGACGGTGCAAGTGTAATGCTTGGGAAAAAATCTGGTGTGGCAAAACGAATTTCAGACATGTACCCCAACATTGTTGTCTGGCACTGTCTAAATCACAGACTCGAACTTGCAGTTGCCGATAGTGTTTCTGAGACTACTGGCATGAACCATTTTCATTCTTTCATGGACAAGCTATACTCAGTCTACAGTAGATCAGCACTAAATCAGCAAGAACTCCGAAATTGTGCGAAGGAACTGGATGCTGTCTTGAGGAAAATTGGTCGTGTACTGGATGTGAGATGGGTTTCCAGTTCGTTCAGGACTGTCTCCGCTGTGTGGGAAAGTTTTGAAGTTCTGTCGACTCATTTTAAAGCTGCCGTAAGCTCTAAGCGGACTTCTGCTGAAAGAGCGACATACAGCGGTCTACTGAAAAGGCTGTGCTCGCCAGAATTTCTCATTGACCTCGGAGTTATGTACGATGCCTTATACGAACTTTcactgctgtcagagattctccagAAACGGACTACTACATTGGTTTATGCAGATAAAATGGCACGTAGAACAGTAAGGATTTTTGCATCCATGAATGAGAATGTAGGTACAAATACTCTTGAAGCGCAGATAGCTGCCATGGAAGGaacatttaaatctacagtgctgacgtcgaatcccaaacatgtaaaaataaatcataaacaattccttaccaaactcgccaatcatatgaaagaacgactttttacaaccactgcatcaaatgagaag GCTTCTTCCGAGGTGAATTGCCAAAAATATGAAAGTCTTCTTTCTGAGCTCTTGGTCCTGGATCCACACCACTGGCCTGCAGAACTACCCCAGGGTTATGGCGAAAATGAAGTTGAAAGATTGTGTCGGCGCTTTCAGCTAAATGAACGTattatcaaaaatgcatttcGAGATTTTAAGGAGAACAACGGAAGAATTCCAGATGATTTAGCTCCACTTATTAACTGCACACGTGTGATCCCGTGCAGTACTGCTGAATGTGAAAGGGGATTCAGCCAAATGAACTTAATTATAACTGATCAGCGTTCCAAAATTTTAATCAAACATGCTTCAGCCTTAATGTTTATCAAGCTTCATGGACCCCCTTTGAGACAGTGGAATCCAAGCCCTTATGTGACCACTTGGTTGCGACACAATCATCGATCCGCAGATGACAGCCGTACACGGGTGGCAGCTCCAATTTCCAGCGACTCCCCTGACGCTCTGTGGCAGTTCCTATAG